The segment AAACCATACTTAAAAAAAGAGAGTATAGATTAGTGCCTGTAATTTCTTGCAGTGTTCTTGAAGCTATGCAAGTATTTTGAATTGTCTTAGAGGAAGATTACTTGACAATTAAGATTTAAGTATGAATAATCAAGTGCATTTCTACCAAACCCAAGActgctttaaaaaaaattaacagaaAGTCAAAACTTATTAGGGATTATTTGATCACGCCTTTCAGAGATCTATACGTTTTAGAAAATTCGAAAAACTTTTAATACTGTGAGTAATATGGTAAGTGAGAATTTGTATAATAATCCGCAACTTATTTGGGAGTGAGGgataattaatattgttattgtttataAAGCATGGAAGGTACAGCACATAACTAATTGTTGATCTATTTCACTGTTTCAGTCCATGTAATAACTTCAGGcaaaccaaatcaaacaaaacatgTCGATAATGATGATTTACAATTCAGTACTTCAATCTCTATTAGAGCAAAAACTACCACAGTGCTAAATAAAAACAAGGAAGCTCTGGGATCATAACAATCTTATGCACATTAGCCCCGTTTACCAGCAAAGGAGACACATCAAACACTGATAATAAGAAATGGATGCAACACATGAGATGCAACTGTTATTGGCGTGAATTGCAATGTCCTCCATAACGATTAGCATACTGGGAAGTGACTGAGATGTCGATAACATCTGACTGGAAATCTTTTTCGATGCAGCAGTCTGCAGCTCCTTTTCTACTGCTTCCTCCCTCGTCCAATAACTTGCAGATTAACATAAAAGGCAGTTACCAAAATGTCAATAACATCTGACTGGAAATCCTTTCCGGTGCTGCAGCCTGCAGCTCCTCTATGCACCTCTCTCCCTTGTTGAACAAATTGCAGAGAATGAGGACATCTCCATAGGAGCTCCGCATAAATAACTTCATATTAGTCAGTATGTTCCAATTTCGTTGCAGATATTGTATAAGAAAATCCTAAATAGTGGAAAGTCAACAACTATCGAGCATATTTTTCTCTAGTCCAAAGCAAGATAAATAACATATCGTCAGCAACTTTATCCTCCAAAAAAGCGTACTGTCAAACTTTTTTCCATCAATGTGAACCTTGATGGATAGAGTCACTAACATTTTTGCAGAAGTTGATCTGGACACCAGCTCTATCccccccaaaaaataaaaatcgtcAACAATTATGAAGTATATTTATCAAAAGTTAGAACATGAAACATAGTGTTTTGCATAAAGAGGAGATGATTTTGAGACAGCTCTTTACAGGAAGAAGTCCACACCCATCAACTATGATTCGGGAAAAAACAAACACTAAAAGCAATAAAGCACATATATGCTGAATTGCTCAAGATATGTAAACACATCCATTGAACATGATCTCTTATAGATTTTGTGTTCACAGCAGTAcattacacatttttatttttgacaagTAACCAGAAAAATGTATAGCTTATTCACATGTATAGGATCTTGGATGATACTATACATGCTAAGTCTAGCAGGAAGGATTTAACGAAAAACAGCCCGTATATTATGATTCACATCCTAAGATACACTGCCAAGAAAATTGGTGTGCAGACTCCCTTTTTATTGGCTTTCCATTACGTGGCCCAAATGGGTGCTTCATTTGATCACTTAtcgacaaaaataatttaagcaaAAGGAAAAATGTCTTGAAGTCCATAAACAACACTCATAAAATTAGGGAACCTATTGCAACTGTATTtgataatcataaaataaaagcaGCATTGTCACTCGAAACATAACAGCCACAGACCCCCCACCACTGAcaaaggaaaagaagaagaagaaagaaaaattcaattgaAAGAAAACCCCACAACAGTTTGAATTGACTTCTCTATATACAAGGGTATCTCTTTCTCCTCTACTGCATTTTAATAAAGTGCCATTCAGTGATAATTTCTCGCTCTCTCCTAGTCCAACTTCCCCTCAAGGTGTATAAAACAACATACAACTTATAAACTTTAAGCATTGTCATAACAAtttcaagaatcaaaaattAAGAGGCAAAAGAACTACTATCAAAGTCAGCAAAGTAATGAAGGCTAGGATTTTACCATTTGCTTGAGAGAGCTCAAAATACTATCAAACTGCAAGCAATCATTACTCGAACTGAGACCTTAAAGGTTGAATAGCCCAGGAAGGTAAAGGGGCCTGAAGCAGCATTGATTTCCCAGTAATAGGATGCTCAAAAGATAAACTTTCTGCATGAAGTTCATGACTATCGTATATGTTTCCTTTCCACTCATAGACACCTTCATATCTTACATCTCCTCGTATAGGAATTCCAAGATACTGGCAATGCAAGCGAATTTGGTGTGTTCTTCCACTCCGAGGGCTCGCCCTGACCAAAATCTCATCTTTCTTCAAGTCACAACCGATGACTGATTTCTCTTGAACTATGACTATATCTTCATCTTTATGTAAGTCAGAAACCTCTTTAAAACACCCAAGACCATTCACTGATAGTACTTCAAAAGAGGTCTCCATGTCTTTAACAAGTGATCCACCTGGCAGTTTTCTGCCCGCATCTGATGCAGCATAAACACGCCAAGCTCCATATTTTGATCGTCCATGACCTGATTTTACAGTTATTTTTTCCCATTTAGGAGCAAGCCCAACGCAGTAAGCCAGATATGTTTTTCTTACTTTATGGTCTGTAAATGCTTTTACGAACTTAGCAGCTACTTTGTGTAACTTAGTAATCAACATCACACCACTTGTATCACGATCGAGTCTATTAGCTAAATGAAGCTCGGAAACATTAGCCCCTGAAGATATTATTGCAAGAGGAGGTGAAAATACAAGGAAACCTCAAGTATCCAAGTAGTATTAGTCTTAATATATTTCTTaacttaaaacataaaataattcaGATGTTTAACGATAAAAACAACATAAGATGATTAAAATGTCTGTTTACAGAACAACTTCTAGACACCATGAGCTTCATTCCTCTTCTTTTTGAAACTATCTATAGGCGTATAAAAACCTCTATTCTATTACACATTGCTAATAAACGGAAGTACAATAGTTACACCGGTTTAGTCCATTACAAATGTATATTAGTGTATACTACTACCTTTAAACTACAAACAGAAGAAGAGTTTATTTAAATCGTCAGTTACCAAGCCTATATATTAATCACTTAActgaaattatattttgctaatCCAAATGTCATCTATGAGTTAATTTTTCTCCACTTCCAACTCCAAATATTACAAAAACAACCAATTGTACGCGAAAGTAGTCTCACCAGTGTCATTGAGTAAATCCGGGAGTGAAGACAAAACGCTCTCGCAGTAAATTCCTTGAGGCTTATTAACCGCAATGATCCATTCGTCTTCAAATATAACATGACTTCTCGAAAGAGAAAAAAGAGCGGATTTCGAAGAAGCCGTTAAAGCTCTATTCGGCTCTATGTCCTTAGATAAGGTAGGCAATGGCGGAGATAATGGTACTGGGTAATCTGTGGTTGCCACCGAGGGAGAATCGAAGTAGCTTTGGCTCGCCATGAAGATGAATCGACGGTGCCGGGAAATTCTGGTAGGAGACGCGAAGAAATTTATCGAAGGGATTTGGAGGAGAGGGAACTTTACTGTCATTTGGATTTTCGGCTCTAGGGGTTTAAGACCAATAATGCCCTAAACTTTTTAGTTTAGTCCGTTACGAGTGTAAGTTGAAAATGTAAAAACTCACGGCGTGCGGGCaccctcttttctttttaaatttaattgaagtgtaataaagattttttacaaagaaattgcaaaattacaataataataaattgtatCAGCttaaaaagtcaatttttttgtttaacttaTCTCCTGCCCTTTTTTCcgtttgttttaaaaaagatttagtaatattttgatttcaatttttagaTACGTGTTTAAGGTCACAAATTAacgaataattttatatatttgacataatttttatttagaatcataaaatttaaattctttttttatattctaaaacttaatatcaaattaaatcaaattattttttataaaacagaatggaatatttctttttagtatttttaatcTATACTCATTTGAGACAAAAGCCTAGTTtgctttttttctccttttcctCGTTTATTTGGAATTTGAGATTATTAAATTCTTTTAtgcattttcttgaaaattcatTTTAGGTGTTTTAGAATATTTCTTGTTTCtcgtaaattaaaaattataagtcATAGACTCATAGTtgattatataatcatatattcaatctttagcttttagattttttttttggtacttTTATGACctaaaagtaaatatttaaaatactttttatttttttcaaacacctttataaaaaatatataaaaattaaaaactatttataaaataaataaatccgAATACCTTTCATTTTTCAACAGATACATTAGGCGTAAGCTATATTTTCGGAAGGTACGTGTCGGGCACAAGTCTAAACGGAGCTCCAGATCCGCTTCCATTGAATTGAATCGGGCACTAGAAAACCTGTCATCTTCAATTCATCCACGAATCCTTCATTTTCTTCCAGAGAAAAAATCATACAGATTTCGTCAATTTCATCTTCCTGTAGATGATTAATTTATAGATATGTTATCGTCTTCGTCGTCGACTTCGATGATTCGTCGTGTTGTTCCCTTCTTCACCGCCCGAATTCGTCAAAATTACCGACTTTTGAATTCTTCAGCTTCTGCTCTATCACAGCCCCAATCTCAATCTCAATCTCAAGTCGAAGCTACAGATTCCGTTGTAATGACTGAGAACTGCGTTCGTGTAAGTTTTAATATATATCTCCGTCCGAAGCTTCCCCTTTTTTTTATGCTTAAAAAATGTCTGtgctgattatttttttgattatggGATAGACTTTTTGCGACTTATGTGCAGTGGTAACAGAATTTTTCGAGATTTGATACCTTTTATGTTTAATCAGTTATATTTGTTCAGTTGCTCTGTGAAAGATTGTTAATTTCTAAGTGAATAGCTCCAAATTCCATTTGGGAAAGGTTATTTTTGGCACATGAAATCGTGGTATATGTGACCATCTGAGAGCATAATCGCTTTGACTACAACGAAATTCAAGTTTTTATACTGTTTTATAAGGTTCAATGTCGTACTGTTTAGGTATGAATTGCTTGTAAATTAAGTTGAGACAGTTTATTAACTTGGTCTTTTACATGCCTGAGTAGAGGATTAAAGAGTTGCAAGCTGGCGAACATAAAGAGAAGATGCTCCGGTTGAGTGTTGAAGCCGGTGGTTGTTCTGGGTTTCAATATGAATTCTCTCTAGATGATAAGACCAATTCGGATGACAGGTTTGCTACTGGTTTCTTGTATTTCACATCCTAAACAGTTTTGGGAGTATTATATGAGCCTTCTTTAGTTATAGATTGTCTTAAAGCAAACTATTGAGTATTAGAATGAAACGAGGCTGAATAAAGTGAACTGGATGTAGAGGCTTATATATCCAACTCCAAGTCTCCTACTAGTTTGGGATTGACACAAATTtggttgattgattgataaattccGTTTTTTGGTTGTCCTAGGTATCTGCCAGATTTTGAAGCATGAGTTCAACATCCCCCATATCCCACCCCCCAAAACCACTTAAAATTCTCTCGAGTTTCATATACTGCTACTGTTAACATTTGCTATTATGTTGCTTATTTTGCTGTTCATTCATATCTTATATTTGTAGAATTTTTGAGCATGACGGAGTTAAATTGGTTGTGGATAATGTATCATTCGATTTTGTCAAAGGTGCAACTGTTGATTATGTTGAGGAGCTGATCCGCTCTGCTTTTCAGGTCTGTAAAAGTAGCTTTTTACATTCACTATTGCTATTTTTTTGCATGTCAGATTCACATGCATATTGGTGTTCTAGACCAATTGTATGATGGATGCGCGACTATTCTATTTTTCCATTTTGTTCATCAACGAGGCAATAATAGGGACAGGCATTAACTCCAGCCCCGAAAGACTTGTCATTCTAAAATATGAGGAAGTAACTGACCACTCTTGTGGGATttcattgggtatgttgttgtaccACTGTCCACTCTACTAGCCTGGGGTAGTACATCGTAGTTTTACATTCCAACAGTTATTAATCTAGACTAGAAATTTCTAGGAGTCTTATGAACtagaattttcattttaaaaaatgcgTGGAGTAATGTTTAAGAATTCAGCTGCTTTTGGGGGAGGGAAAAAATAACTTCCTACTTTTTAAACAAAGTATGTTGTGTTCTGTCACATTTGGAACAAAGAAGCTGCACTACATGAGGAGTACCATGAGGTCTCAGTTACATTACCTTTATCGTGAAAAAGTTACCTTTAGGTCTCGGGTTCAAATCCTAACGGAGGCTAAACACTCTAGGTGATCTTTTCCCATTTGTCATAGTTGTGGTGCGCAAGCTTTGTCCAGACCCCAACAGAAATAAAAAAAGCTACTATCTGTATCTATATTTTGGAGGGCCAATGAGTGCTGACAAACGTTTTGGGATATGAGGAGATTACAATTATGACTTTGATTACTACCTACAAAACtgaaataaggaaaagaagagagtcaggTATGGAATATATAGAGAATCTCATTAACTGGGTAATTGATAAGAACACTGGTTATATTTAATCACATTCCAAGTATAGTTTGTTTGTGTAAGGGATTTAGTTGAGGGTACTCTGTGGAGTAATGTGGCATATTCATCGCGTTCCAGAAAATCATTCACTCGTATGCAATAACTAAATCTGAGTTAAAGTTGCTTTCTTCTTGTTCTGAGGAGCAGCTGCTCCTTTCATGAACTGATAGTTGCTAATGGTATGGCAAACTTGATATGTGATGTGCCACAAATTATTCTAACTAGTCAGCTTGgcaagtcttttttttttgggaaactGGTGACTTTGTATATGTATCTTTAAACAAGTCAGTACAAAAGTTGTACTACAATCATATCTACATGAAGCCTTCCAAACAAGCTATGATCCTATTATCTATAATGAATCTAAAACATCAATAATATAAACTGAATCATTAGTAAAGATCTGCTTAGACCAAAAAACACAGATCAACTTGGTAATTTTCTATTGTGATTTTAAAAACTGTCTTCTTCCTATTTCTTTGTAGTGGAATGTAAATTGTGAAGTTTTTAGTTTTGACTATCTGACAGTCTtcagatatttaaattttgtttcttcGGGCTTTAACAAGTAGTGTAAGAAACCTTGAGAATTCTATTAATTTAACTGAGAAGCATGATTAAAGTGGTCATTCGAATGATCAGAAACTGTTGATTTCTTGAAGACTTGGAATCTAAAATTAACATGAAACTGTTCAGTCGGTGTATATTGATTATCCTATTTCCTTATTTATGCATCTTAAAATTCTGTGCAACTTTTCAGCATGCAAGCACCAACTTTTGGTGGTATTAAGCTCAGATAATACATGAGGAAACTAACTTCTAATTTGGCTCATAATGTCAGAATTGGCAAGAGGTCGTAAATTCATCTAGTTGTTTTGCTTCTGATACAGAAATTCTTCTTATTTAGAAAAAGGGAAGAGAGAAAATGAGacaatgtaaaaatataattaacgaGGGGGTAGGCGAGAAAAGAAATTTTGTTTGATTAGCTTAGTCAATATTTCAATTACAAACAGGAATTGCCATATATTTAATAGGGACAAGCATGCATCTATATTTGTTAGCTTAGATCAGTGAAATCCAAACATGTACTTACACATAGTCCTTCAGGTTAAATCCAAATTGGTACCAGCTTTTACAGATTTCTAAGCAAAAGCCAAAGGAGTACTCTATTCTTCCTCCCTCCCCTTTCCTTCCTTGCTTAATATAGTCAACATAGATTTGtgttcttttctttgtgacttGGTGTCCAAATTATTATACGTTGTATTGATTGGTGTCACCTTATACATTTGACTGATAAATCACATGTTAATATTTGTCTTTTACTGCAAATGATGTTTCCTTTTTTCCCgtgtcattctttctttctttcgagGGGGTTTTGCAGTAATTCCATAATAGTGTTAATATTAATCTGTACTCCTCTTTGTGACTCGTTATCCAACTTATTGTACATTGTGTTGATTAGTGTCACCTTATTCATTGGACTGATAAATCGTACATAgttaatatttctctttttctgcaAATGATGTTTACTTTTTCCCTGTCACATCCTTCAAATGATGTTTACTTTTTCCCTGTCAcatcctttctttcttttggagGGGGCTCTGCAGTAGTTCCTTAATATAGTTAACATTGAATATTCTAATCACTGTGTCTGCGGGTCCCCAAATTATTGTATGTTGTGTTGGTTAGTGTCACCTATTACATTTGACTGATAAATCATATGTAGTTAATATTTGTGTTTTACGGCAAATGAtgtgtcccccccccccctcccccatgTTGTATTAAGCATATAGTGTGTAACTgacataaaatgaaaaatctatGTACATTGAATTATATGTGAGATAAAGAGCCACCATTCAGGAATACCAATGATTGCATGTAGCGTACTGATGTATGCTTAAAGATTAAGATGTTTCCtcttcaatttatttgtatGGATTGAGGATTTTTCCTTCTATCTCAacgaaattttcaaatatcatcTTATTGtaaattgattgattttttgGACTGCACAAAGCATGAACAATTTACTAGCagatgaataaaatgaaaaacaCATGGAAAAAACTAGTATATTCCTAGGCCACAACTATGTTAGTATCTGGATGCTAGAATAATTTCACTGATGCTTCTTTGGAGGAAATGGAAGTCCTGATAATTTGCTGAGGGAGAAAACAGATAGGAGTGGCCACTGGCCTGCAAGCCTGATTTAGAAAAGGCTTATGACCATGTGAATTGGAAATGCTTGTTGATGTTGATGAACCTTGGAAAGAAATGGATAGAGTGGATTTGATTTTTTGCTTCAACTGTGGAATTTTCCATGCTTATTAATGGTGACCCATAAGGTTTGTTAAGTTCTCAAAGAGGTCTTAAGCAGAGAATCCTCTCACACCATACCTATTTGTTCTGGTAATGGAAATCCTCAGCACAATGTTGAGAAAAGCTGAAAGGTTGGGGGTGGATAAGCTACCTTAAAATAGGCAGGTTAGATCAAGAGGTATGATGCTTAATCACATTCTGTATGGCGTATGCAGATGGCTCTCTCCTATTTTGTGAAGCTAACAAATAGCAGATGGTATATTTGAGAGGAGTTCTTTAATGCTATGAAGCTGTTGCTGCACTGAGAGTTAACCTAGTAAAGAGTAGTATTTAGCATTAATGCTGATGACTGTTGAGAAACTGAGTAATATCATGGGATGCTGGGGTAGAAAAGTTCCCACCATTGTTTGGGGCTTCCATTAGGGTTGAAAAGTGGGGATAAAAATATTTGGCAAAGGGGTCATTAAAAAGTGTGTAAAAAAAATCCAACTCCTTGGAAAAAACTCTCTTGGAGGTAGGCCTACTTTGATCAATAGTGTCTTAGATGGAATTCCAACATATACTATGTCTCTCTGTTGTATGCCTGCAACGTTGGTAGTCAGTTGGATTCTATTAGAAAACAATTCTAGATgcttttttggaaaataaatcatctattttattttctgttaAGTTACTCTCGGTTTTTCATTTAACCGCTTTGTGCATGTTTACTGTCATTCTGCAGGTTTCTACCAATCCAAGTGCAGTGGGTGGGTGCAGTTGTAAAAGTTCCTTCATGGTGAAACAGTAATTTGACACTTCTGTAGCATTCAGCCCAGAAAATCAGCATTCCTCTAAGCTGGATATGGTTTACTGCAAGGCTTAACCACTTTATTATGTTAGTCAATCTGATGTATCTCTATTCATCATATTCTTCTACCGTGTTAAGGTAGCAAGACCTGCATTATGAGAATTTATACTTGTGAGGTGATAGATTCTTTATTTGTACATGCCATTTTTTTGCCTTGTTGGGGCTAGTTGGAAGTGCAGAGTCTGACTGTTAAATTAGACAGGTGGATAGGCTGTTGTATTGTAGGCAATAATTCCAGTTGAAGATGTGGTTAGTTTTGGCTGGAGACTTTGTACAAGGAATTTTGAAGTGAAGGGTTACTCCTAATTACTGGGAATAATGGTCCAAAGGCATGTGGGAGAAGCATATTAGATAGCGTCCGTCCATATCCACTGTAGTAGAAAGTTTTGATCAAACAATGGGTTGTTTTATTTTTGCTGTATGATCTTTTGACATCTGTGGTCATgttgaaattgaaatcgaaaTCTTGAAAAAAGAACAATATTACCTGGGAGTTGAAAAATCTGAATTTGGATGTGTACTTCACTTGTATATCTTAAGCCGGTTGGATTTGCAGTtgattactttaatttattaataaaaagtgGTAATTGTTGGTCATTATTTCTCAGTTATCTGAAAAACAATTCTAAATTAAAGAGTAACTAAAGTCTAGGTTCATCGCAGTGAGAAGTATCATTCTAAATTGTTTCGAGCTTTGTGTGAGAGGGGCTTATAACTCATGATTTATAAATCAAGAGTTATAAAGTTAGATATTTTTCACTAAGCATCTAAAGAAGCCAATgcaaaatttataagaaaagaTTTTCATTGATATAAACACTGCAAAATCTTCCTCTGATCACTTTTAGTGCGATGTTTATAATGTGATGCAGTTCTGCAATTAGGAttgcttttttaatttttggacaAAACGTCGTCGTACTTTTCGTCTTCTGAAACCTGAATAGCGTTAAACCCAGGCCTAAACCCTCTGGGTTTGATGGTTCGTCGAATCGGATTCCAGTAAAAATGTCGTTTTTAATATTGGGAAGAAGATCGACGCAGCTCTCTAGAATCCCCACACGCGAACTCTTCTTGTTTTCTTGCTCTTTTTCTTCTCAATCTCCTAATAATTCCATTTCCAATTATAGatcaacaattttttattcttggtACAATTCATCTAATAGAAGAAATAAAGGGTTCTCATCAATTTTCAATGGAAGGGCAAAAAACCCATCAGGGTCTATATGGGGTGTTCGATTTTTGAGCTCTGAAGCTGCTGTTGAGCCGACTACTGCTGATGGGCTTACTGTTGAGGGAATTATTGCGAAAAATTGGAATATACTTGATGATAGTGAGGATGATTGGAAAAGTCATGCTTCTTCCATTGCTCAGTCCGTTCATCTTATCAAGAAACGCCTCAAGGTATTTATGTCTATACGTAATTGTTGTTTGAAGCAGCTTTATACTTTAATTTAGATTGACCACATCACTAAAAAGTTTTGATCTTTTTGCTTATTGATGAAAAAACAGAGGAACTTGTGATATTTATGACAAAGTTCCGATCTTTGTGCTTATCCAGTGAGAAATATAAGTTTATGATCTTTCTGGGAAAAAATgggatttttatgttttatatgttcTGTTTGGAAGACAGGATTCTACATTTTGTGTCtgataattgttgttttttctttagaaaattCCTCAGTAGGGTGAGTTTTGGGGGATGGTTGGTTGGGTATTGAGGTAGGTCATGGACATGAAGAGAACTGAGAACAGACCGATGTGAGCTTCACATAGGGAAGGTTGCAGTAGGTTTACGGCAAGTGTGCAAATAATCAGCCCTTGATGAATCCAATGATTGTTGTATTTGTTGATTGGATATAATAGCTTCAGTACTATGGCCAGGTACCAGATGGATTTAAATGAATGAtcaatgtatataattatatgaaCTAATAGCAATAATAGCAACCGAGAACTAACAAAACTAGTCTGACAGGAAACTCGAGTTGTACTTGGGGCATGTTTAAGggattgttatttttgttttttagattgagataattattttaatgaagTAATATATGACATGGTTCTTTTGAGAATGTTCTAATTCTATTTAATGAGTTCAGTCTTTTTGTTTGTGGTGTTTCTTTGCTCCCATTTATAGTGGAAAAGGCTAATGTATAGGCTTGAAGTGCTATCAGCTCAGCTCAATAAGGCAGATCTTTGGGATGACCCCGTCCATGCTGGGAAGATCAGCCGTGAACATGGTTCTCTAATGAACAAAGTGGAGGATGTTATGGCCATTGAACAAGAGTTGGTTGAACATATTGACATGATTAAGCTCGCCAGGGAAGAGAATGATCCAGAGTTGGAATCGGTGAGCTTAAATTTGTTTATTGCATGGAATACACTACTCCATGATTCCCGTTTTTACACTATTCCTCTTGTTTCAGTTTAATTCAGAATGTTGCTAATCAAACCAGATTCTTCCTCTTAAATTCAGTTTGTTACAGGCATATCATTGGACTTGTATCAGTACTTCTATTTAAATATCACTAGTTTGATCCTAGAGGTTCCACTTAATTTGTATCTACCTCTTTTTTTTAAGTACTTTATTTGTAAGTTTAACCAACAGTCTAGTTCTTAGTAATGATTACTGTATTACTTGGAGCTGATATGCAAGGCTTTACAGCCCAATTCCTGCTCGGTATGACAAATAAATAAGTTCCTAACTCCATCTTCTGTATGAAACTGACTGCTTGGTTGGACCAAAACTGAAACTGGAAGCAGTTAAATTTGTTGGTTTTCTTTCCTTCCAGGAATAGGTAAGGAATGAGTTATATTACAAAGAAGTTGGATTAAGTTTTATACTTCTTTACCTAACTTTTATACGACTTCTTTTGTTATACTACATGTAATAAATTTGAACATAACTTGCAAATATCAACAGCCCAATACCTGTTTGGTAGAATGAATAAATAAACTACTGAACCGTTAACTCCATCTTCAAACTGATTGCTTGACTTGATGCCTTCACCAGGAATGAACTTGGAAGGAATTATTTACTCAATGTTTGTTCAATTACCCTCTTACCTGCAAATGCAATGTACGcatgatttttcttcttcctgGTATAGGTGTAGAATGATTTTTATAAAGAAGACAAAGTTAGGTTCTATATAACTtgtgttatattttttgttatagaacattatttgtttttctttcaagaaaGTGTATATCTCAGGATACTCCAATTCATTCTGCCACTTGTGGGTCAATTTTATGAGAAATTCAATTGTCACTTGGcatttcttcctattttattaGACATTTTGAATGCAGGAATCAGTGAAAGCTTTACTTGGAATTAGAAGGAATGTGAAAGAAAAAGAGCTTGAAGCTTTATTATCTGGGGAGCATGATAATTGCTCTTGTTTTATAGAGGTAAGTTTCTCTGAAGCTCAGACTCTGTTTTAAATTGTCAGACATGGTTTTGCTGATACTTATATCTATTAGTTTAGAGAACTTTCGTCTCCCTGGTCTTTGAGTGTTTACTTATTTCTCCTTGTCACATCTTGTTCCAGAAAAACTTAGAAGGACATCTCATAAGAAAAGTCACTCACT is part of the Solanum lycopersicum chromosome 1, SLM_r2.1 genome and harbors:
- the LOC101246868 gene encoding RNA pseudouridine synthase 1 isoform X1, translating into MTVKFPLLQIPSINFFASPTRISRHRRFIFMASQSYFDSPSVATTDYPVPLSPPLPTLSKDIEPNRALTASSKSALFSLSRSHVIFEDEWIIAVNKPQGIYCESVLSSLPDLLNDTGANVSELHLANRLDRDTSGVMLITKLHKVAAKFVKAFTDHKVRKTYLAYCVGLAPKWEKITVKSGHGRSKYGAWRVYAASDAGRKLPGGSLVKDMETSFEVLSVNGLGCFKEVSDLHKDEDIVIVQEKSVIGCDLKKDEILVRASPRSGRTHQIRLHCQYLGIPIRGDVRYEGVYEWKGNIYDSHELHAESLSFEHPITGKSMLLQAPLPSWAIQPLRSQFE
- the LOC101247165 gene encoding iron-sulfur assembly protein IscA-like 2, mitochondrial — protein: MLSSSSSTSMIRRVVPFFTARIRQNYRLLNSSASALSQPQSQSQSQVEATDSVVMTENCVRRIKELQAGEHKEKMLRLSVEAGGCSGFQYEFSLDDKTNSDDRIFEHDGVKLVVDNVSFDFVKGATVDYVEELIRSAFQVSTNPSAVGGCSCKSSFMVKQ
- the LOC101246868 gene encoding RNA pseudouridine synthase 1 isoform X2; this translates as MTVKFPLLQIPSINFFASPTRISRHRRFIFMASQSYFDSPSVATTDYPVPLSPPLPTLSKDIEPNRALTASSKSALFSLSRSHVIFEDEWIIAVNKPQGIYCESVLSSLPDLLNDTGHGRSKYGAWRVYAASDAGRKLPGGSLVKDMETSFEVLSVNGLGCFKEVSDLHKDEDIVIVQEKSVIGCDLKKDEILVRASPRSGRTHQIRLHCQYLGIPIRGDVRYEGVYEWKGNIYDSHELHAESLSFEHPITGKSMLLQAPLPSWAIQPLRSQFE